Proteins from a genomic interval of Methanofollis formosanus:
- a CDS encoding oligosaccharide flippase family protein, whose translation MEDRDRAEVNRSFVGQFPLNLISNILLFVVNVVTGFWLTPFFISTLGIAAYGLIPLAVTITTYLGLATRSLNFTVARYLTVDLQRQEYASANLTFNTAFFGIVGLTIFLVFPVVFLLAFNVDAVFNVPLGELTDVIYLFLGIHVAFLIRTVGSTFSVSFFANNRLDLYNIVEAFGRILEVGLIVAFFLWFAPRLGYVGVAYLVTSIILLVLMIGAWRVLTPQLSVRLRSFHRGTLKEMSVFGSWMLVNEIGSLLFLQVDLIIVNIFLGPFAGGEYAVALTWSILLRTMGGVLAGVLAPMIFIYYAKEMFAEIKRMALSSVKCMGLALALPVGLLCGFGSELLTLWVGAEHAGLAPLLALLVIHLGVNLAVLPLNHVMISYSRVKIPGLATIALGAANVILALWLVVGAGWGVFGVATAGAIFFTVKSSVFMPWYSAKVLSLPVRVFFKPLVTGASATLVIALISFLLGGLVPIESWLELGVISGAIGILYLLFVWCCLFTEEERTIFGSLLPAQIRKFLLPSTGGEGSSPLEKY comes from the coding sequence ATGGAAGATCGAGATCGTGCCGAGGTGAACAGAAGTTTTGTGGGGCAGTTTCCCCTCAATCTGATCTCCAATATCCTTCTGTTTGTGGTGAATGTCGTTACCGGTTTCTGGTTGACACCATTTTTCATCTCGACTCTCGGGATCGCTGCCTATGGGCTCATACCTCTTGCTGTCACCATTACGACCTATCTCGGCCTTGCTACGCGATCTCTCAATTTCACCGTCGCACGATACCTCACTGTCGACCTGCAACGTCAGGAATACGCCAGCGCCAATCTTACCTTCAACACGGCCTTCTTCGGGATCGTGGGGCTGACCATCTTCCTGGTCTTTCCGGTCGTCTTCCTCCTCGCTTTCAACGTCGATGCTGTATTCAATGTCCCTCTGGGTGAATTGACCGATGTGATCTACCTATTTCTCGGGATTCACGTCGCATTTCTCATCAGAACGGTAGGAAGCACGTTCAGTGTCTCTTTCTTCGCGAACAACCGGTTGGATCTCTATAATATTGTGGAGGCCTTCGGCCGCATCCTTGAGGTAGGACTGATCGTCGCCTTCTTCCTCTGGTTCGCACCCCGCCTCGGTTATGTCGGTGTTGCCTATCTTGTGACCTCTATCATCCTTCTCGTTCTCATGATCGGTGCCTGGCGGGTGCTCACACCCCAACTCTCGGTCAGACTCCGTTCATTTCATCGAGGAACTCTGAAAGAGATGTCGGTCTTCGGGAGCTGGATGCTCGTCAACGAGATCGGTTCTCTGCTCTTCCTCCAGGTCGACCTGATCATCGTCAATATCTTTCTTGGTCCGTTTGCCGGTGGGGAATATGCCGTCGCTCTTACCTGGAGCATTCTTCTGCGGACGATGGGTGGCGTCCTTGCTGGCGTTCTCGCCCCGATGATCTTCATCTATTATGCCAAGGAGATGTTCGCCGAGATCAAGCGGATGGCACTCTCTTCGGTGAAGTGCATGGGTCTGGCCCTTGCTCTCCCTGTCGGGCTTCTTTGCGGCTTTGGGTCCGAACTCCTGACACTCTGGGTAGGGGCAGAGCATGCGGGTCTTGCCCCACTCCTTGCCCTGCTGGTTATTCACCTCGGAGTGAACCTCGCGGTGCTCCCGCTCAATCATGTCATGATCTCATATTCCAGGGTGAAGATCCCGGGACTTGCAACGATCGCGCTCGGTGCTGCGAACGTCATCCTTGCACTCTGGCTTGTTGTGGGTGCTGGATGGGGTGTTTTCGGTGTTGCTACGGCCGGGGCGATATTTTTCACTGTCAAGAGTAGCGTATTCATGCCGTGGTACAGCGCGAAGGTGCTCTCCCTTCCGGTGAGAGTGTTCTTCAAGCCCCTTGTGACGGGAGCATCTGCCACTCTGGTTATCGCCCTGATATCCTTCCTGCTCGGTGGCCTGGTGCCTATCGAGAGTTGGTTAGAATTGGGGGTTATTTCGGGGGCGATCGGAATCTTATACCTTCTGTTCGTCTGGTGCTGCCTCTTCACCGAGGAAGAAAGGACGATCTTCGGTTCTCTCTTGCCCGCTCAGATCAGAAAATTTTTGCTGCCCTCAACCGGAGGAGAAGGATCATCTCCACTGGAAAAATATTAG